From a region of the Capricornis sumatraensis isolate serow.1 chromosome 22, serow.2, whole genome shotgun sequence genome:
- the BPHL gene encoding valacyclovir hydrolase, with the protein MAATLGGRAARRLRLLLSALKPGIQVPRAGPAAAFGSSVTSAKTEVNGVHLHYLRTGDGEHAVLLLPGMLGSGETDFGPQIEKLNKKLFTVVAWDPRGYGHSRPPDRDFPVDFFERDAKDAVDLMKTLKFKKVSLLGWSDGGITALIAAARYPSYVSKMVIWGANAYVTEQDAEIYQGIRDVSKWSERTRKPLEALYGFDYFARTCEKWVDGIEQFKHLPDGSICRDLLPLVQCPTLIVHGEKDPLVPRFHADFLHRHVRGSRLHLMPEGKHNLHLRFADEFNKLAEDFLQ; encoded by the exons ATGGCGGCAACGCTGGGCGGTCGGGCCGCGCGGCGGCTGAGGCTCCTGCTCTCAGCGTTGAAGCCCGGGATCCAAGTCCCCCGGGCCGGACCCGCGGCCGCGTTCGG CTCCTCCGTGACCTCCGCCAAGACCGAGGTGAACGGCGTCCACCTGCACTACCTGCGGACCGGAGACGGAGAGCATGCCGTCCTGCTGCTCCCGGGGATGCTGG GCAGTGGAGAGACGGATTTTGGACCTCAGATTGAGAAGCTGAATAAGAAGCTCTTCACGGTGGTTGCCTGGGACCCCCGAGGATACGGACACTCCCGCCCCCCCGATCGGGACTTCCCAGTGGACTTCTTTGAGCGGGATGCAAAAGATGCTGTTGATCTGATGAAG ACGCTGAAGTTTAAGAAGGTCTCTTTGCTGGGGTGGAGCGACGGGGGGATAACAGCCCTCATCGCGGCCGCACGGTACCCCTCGTATGTCAGCAAGATGGTGATCTGGGGGGCCAACGCCTACGTGACTGAGCAGGACGCAGAGATTTACCAGG GCATCCGGGATGTTTCTAAGTGGAGTGAGAGGACGAGAAAGCCTCTGGAAGCCCTCTATGGGTTCGACTACTTTGCCAGGACCTGTGAAAAGTGGGTGGATGGCATAGAGCAATTTAAGCATCTTCCAGACG GGAGCATCTGTCGGGACCTGCTCCCCCTGGTCCAGTGCCCCACCTTAATCGTACACGGCGAGAAGGATCCCCTGGTCCCACGTTTCCATGCCGACTTCTTACACAGACATGTGAGAGGGTCACG